From Neodiprion pinetum isolate iyNeoPine1 chromosome 7, iyNeoPine1.2, whole genome shotgun sequence, a single genomic window includes:
- the Pkc98E gene encoding protein kinase C isoform X5, whose amino-acid sequence MRDEGNVHILQTTQSTQSQRFSVNVPHRFVVHSFKRFTFCEHCGSLLYGLIKQGLQCKVCHMSVHKRCQKNVANNCGINRRHLADLLNEMGISPDNKNKPARINYQSSSQSGGSGSSAPPNETFSEGVPVSKLKEPTDSGSGPDTGYRKLGLEDFHFIKVLGKGSFGKVMLAERKGSPDEVYAVKVLKKDVIIQDDDVDCTMTEKRILALAAKHPFLTAIHSCFQTKDRLFFVMEYVNGGDLMFQIQRARKFDEARARFYAAEVTLALQFLHKHGVIYRDLKLDNILLDQEGHCKLADFGMCKEGIIEGVKTTTTFCGTPDYIAPEILQELQYGASVDWWALGVLMYEMMAGQPPFEAENEDDLFESILRDDVLYPVWLTKEAVAILKGFMTKNPAKRLGCVAANGGENAIRLHPFFRDMDWEALEARRLKPPFKPKIKNKKDAMNFDAEFTKEEPVLTPVNPEDLRCINQEEFKGFSFVNTDYNPARLAGE is encoded by the exons CTTTGTCGTACACAGTTTCAAACGGTTCACATTCTGCGAACATTGCGGGTCTCTTCTGTACGGTCTTATAAAGCAAGGCCTACAATGCAAAG tctGCCATATGAGCGTGCACAAGAGATGTCAAAAGAATGTTGCAAACAATTGTGGTATCAACAGAAGGCATTTGGCTGATCTCTTGAACGAAATGGGAATCTCGCCGGACAATAAGAACAAACCGGCCAGGATCAACTACCAGTCATCGAGCCAATCTGGTGGCTCTGGGTCGTCGGCTCCCCCGAACGAAACGTTCTCCGAAGGGGTGCCAGTCTCGAAATTGAAAGAACCGACCGACAGCGGAAGCGGCCCAGATACCGGCTACAGGAAGCTCGGGCtcgaagattttcatttcatcaaagTCCTTGGCAAAGGAAGCTTCGGCAAGGTAATGCTTGCCGAAAGAAAAGGGTCACCGGACGAAGTTTACGCCGTCAAAGTACTCAAGAAGGATGTCATCATTCAGGACGACGACGTCGACTGTACCATGACAGAGAAACGCATACTAGCTCTGGCAGCCAAGCATCCGTTTCTCACCGCCATACACAGCTGCTTTCAGACCAAAGATAGGCTCTTTTTCGTTATGGAATATGTCAATGGAG GTGATCTGATGTTCCAAATTCAAAGAGCTCGCAAGTTTGACGAGGCTCGTGCACGTTTTTACGCTGCCGAAGTTACGCTGGCATTACAATTTCTTCACAAGCACGGTGTGATATACCGGGATTTGAAATTGGACAATATATTGTTGGACCAAGAGGGGCATTGCAAACTTGCCGACTTCGGTATGTGTAAAGAGGGCATAATCGAAGGTGTCAAAACCACGACGACGTTCTGCGGCACCCCCGATTACATCGCGCCCGAGATACTTCAGGAACTGCAGTACGGCGCGAGTGTCGATTGGTGGGCGCTCGGCGTTCTTATGTACGAAATGATGGCCGGTCAGCCACCGTTCGAAGCTGAAAACGAGGACGATTTATTCGAGTCAATATTGAGAGACGACGTCCTTTATCCGGTATGGCTGACCAAGGAAGCTGTTGCCATTCTGAAGGGATTTATGACCAAGAATCCCGCCAAAAGATTGGGATGCGTTGCAGCTAACGGAGGCGAGAATGCCATACGACTTCATCCATTTTTCCGAGACATGGACTGGGAGGCGCTCGAGGCTCGCAGACTGAAGCCTCCTTTTAAACCGAAAATT aaaaacaaaaaggatgCAATGAACTTTGATGCCGAGTTCACGAAAGAAGAACCGGTCTTGACACCGGTGAATCCTGAAGATTTACGCTGCATAAATCAGGAAGAATTCAAGGGATTCTCATTCGTTAACACAGACTACAATCCCGCAAGACTTGCGGGCGAATAA
- the Pkc98E gene encoding protein kinase C isoform X4, giving the protein MRDEVSVERTKFLEQKLNFSQGNVHILQTTQSTQSQRFSVNVPHRFVVHSFKRFTFCEHCGSLLYGLIKQGLQCKVCHMSVHKRCQKNVANNCGINRRHLADLLNEMGISPDNKNKPARINYQSSSQSGGSGSSAPPNETFSEGVPVSKLKEPTDSGSGPDTGYRKLGLEDFHFIKVLGKGSFGKVMLAERKGSPDEVYAVKVLKKDVIIQDDDVDCTMTEKRILALAAKHPFLTAIHSCFQTKDRLFFVMEYVNGGDLMFQIQRARKFDEARARFYAAEVTLALQFLHKHGVIYRDLKLDNILLDQEGHCKLADFGMCKEGIIEGVKTTTTFCGTPDYIAPEILQELQYGASVDWWALGVLMYEMMAGQPPFEAENEDDLFESILRDDVLYPVWLTKEAVAILKGFMTKNPAKRLGCVAANGGENAIRLHPFFRDMDWEALEARRLKPPFKPKIKNKKDAMNFDAEFTKEEPVLTPVNPEDLRCINQEEFKGFSFVNTDYNPARLAGE; this is encoded by the exons CTTTGTCGTACACAGTTTCAAACGGTTCACATTCTGCGAACATTGCGGGTCTCTTCTGTACGGTCTTATAAAGCAAGGCCTACAATGCAAAG tctGCCATATGAGCGTGCACAAGAGATGTCAAAAGAATGTTGCAAACAATTGTGGTATCAACAGAAGGCATTTGGCTGATCTCTTGAACGAAATGGGAATCTCGCCGGACAATAAGAACAAACCGGCCAGGATCAACTACCAGTCATCGAGCCAATCTGGTGGCTCTGGGTCGTCGGCTCCCCCGAACGAAACGTTCTCCGAAGGGGTGCCAGTCTCGAAATTGAAAGAACCGACCGACAGCGGAAGCGGCCCAGATACCGGCTACAGGAAGCTCGGGCtcgaagattttcatttcatcaaagTCCTTGGCAAAGGAAGCTTCGGCAAGGTAATGCTTGCCGAAAGAAAAGGGTCACCGGACGAAGTTTACGCCGTCAAAGTACTCAAGAAGGATGTCATCATTCAGGACGACGACGTCGACTGTACCATGACAGAGAAACGCATACTAGCTCTGGCAGCCAAGCATCCGTTTCTCACCGCCATACACAGCTGCTTTCAGACCAAAGATAGGCTCTTTTTCGTTATGGAATATGTCAATGGAG GTGATCTGATGTTCCAAATTCAAAGAGCTCGCAAGTTTGACGAGGCTCGTGCACGTTTTTACGCTGCCGAAGTTACGCTGGCATTACAATTTCTTCACAAGCACGGTGTGATATACCGGGATTTGAAATTGGACAATATATTGTTGGACCAAGAGGGGCATTGCAAACTTGCCGACTTCGGTATGTGTAAAGAGGGCATAATCGAAGGTGTCAAAACCACGACGACGTTCTGCGGCACCCCCGATTACATCGCGCCCGAGATACTTCAGGAACTGCAGTACGGCGCGAGTGTCGATTGGTGGGCGCTCGGCGTTCTTATGTACGAAATGATGGCCGGTCAGCCACCGTTCGAAGCTGAAAACGAGGACGATTTATTCGAGTCAATATTGAGAGACGACGTCCTTTATCCGGTATGGCTGACCAAGGAAGCTGTTGCCATTCTGAAGGGATTTATGACCAAGAATCCCGCCAAAAGATTGGGATGCGTTGCAGCTAACGGAGGCGAGAATGCCATACGACTTCATCCATTTTTCCGAGACATGGACTGGGAGGCGCTCGAGGCTCGCAGACTGAAGCCTCCTTTTAAACCGAAAATT aaaaacaaaaaggatgCAATGAACTTTGATGCCGAGTTCACGAAAGAAGAACCGGTCTTGACACCGGTGAATCCTGAAGATTTACGCTGCATAAATCAGGAAGAATTCAAGGGATTCTCATTCGTTAACACAGACTACAATCCCGCAAGACTTGCGGGCGAATAA
- the Pkc98E gene encoding protein kinase C isoform X6, with amino-acid sequence MRDETTQSTQSQRFSVNVPHRFVVHSFKRFTFCEHCGSLLYGLIKQGLQCKVCHMSVHKRCQKNVANNCGINRRHLADLLNEMGISPDNKNKPARINYQSSSQSGGSGSSAPPNETFSEGVPVSKLKEPTDSGSGPDTGYRKLGLEDFHFIKVLGKGSFGKVMLAERKGSPDEVYAVKVLKKDVIIQDDDVDCTMTEKRILALAAKHPFLTAIHSCFQTKDRLFFVMEYVNGGDLMFQIQRARKFDEARARFYAAEVTLALQFLHKHGVIYRDLKLDNILLDQEGHCKLADFGMCKEGIIEGVKTTTTFCGTPDYIAPEILQELQYGASVDWWALGVLMYEMMAGQPPFEAENEDDLFESILRDDVLYPVWLTKEAVAILKGFMTKNPAKRLGCVAANGGENAIRLHPFFRDMDWEALEARRLKPPFKPKIKNKKDAMNFDAEFTKEEPVLTPVNPEDLRCINQEEFKGFSFVNTDYNPARLAGE; translated from the exons CTTTGTCGTACACAGTTTCAAACGGTTCACATTCTGCGAACATTGCGGGTCTCTTCTGTACGGTCTTATAAAGCAAGGCCTACAATGCAAAG tctGCCATATGAGCGTGCACAAGAGATGTCAAAAGAATGTTGCAAACAATTGTGGTATCAACAGAAGGCATTTGGCTGATCTCTTGAACGAAATGGGAATCTCGCCGGACAATAAGAACAAACCGGCCAGGATCAACTACCAGTCATCGAGCCAATCTGGTGGCTCTGGGTCGTCGGCTCCCCCGAACGAAACGTTCTCCGAAGGGGTGCCAGTCTCGAAATTGAAAGAACCGACCGACAGCGGAAGCGGCCCAGATACCGGCTACAGGAAGCTCGGGCtcgaagattttcatttcatcaaagTCCTTGGCAAAGGAAGCTTCGGCAAGGTAATGCTTGCCGAAAGAAAAGGGTCACCGGACGAAGTTTACGCCGTCAAAGTACTCAAGAAGGATGTCATCATTCAGGACGACGACGTCGACTGTACCATGACAGAGAAACGCATACTAGCTCTGGCAGCCAAGCATCCGTTTCTCACCGCCATACACAGCTGCTTTCAGACCAAAGATAGGCTCTTTTTCGTTATGGAATATGTCAATGGAG GTGATCTGATGTTCCAAATTCAAAGAGCTCGCAAGTTTGACGAGGCTCGTGCACGTTTTTACGCTGCCGAAGTTACGCTGGCATTACAATTTCTTCACAAGCACGGTGTGATATACCGGGATTTGAAATTGGACAATATATTGTTGGACCAAGAGGGGCATTGCAAACTTGCCGACTTCGGTATGTGTAAAGAGGGCATAATCGAAGGTGTCAAAACCACGACGACGTTCTGCGGCACCCCCGATTACATCGCGCCCGAGATACTTCAGGAACTGCAGTACGGCGCGAGTGTCGATTGGTGGGCGCTCGGCGTTCTTATGTACGAAATGATGGCCGGTCAGCCACCGTTCGAAGCTGAAAACGAGGACGATTTATTCGAGTCAATATTGAGAGACGACGTCCTTTATCCGGTATGGCTGACCAAGGAAGCTGTTGCCATTCTGAAGGGATTTATGACCAAGAATCCCGCCAAAAGATTGGGATGCGTTGCAGCTAACGGAGGCGAGAATGCCATACGACTTCATCCATTTTTCCGAGACATGGACTGGGAGGCGCTCGAGGCTCGCAGACTGAAGCCTCCTTTTAAACCGAAAATT aaaaacaaaaaggatgCAATGAACTTTGATGCCGAGTTCACGAAAGAAGAACCGGTCTTGACACCGGTGAATCCTGAAGATTTACGCTGCATAAATCAGGAAGAATTCAAGGGATTCTCATTCGTTAACACAGACTACAATCCCGCAAGACTTGCGGGCGAATAA